In Symmachiella dynata, the following are encoded in one genomic region:
- a CDS encoding type II secretion system protein GspJ: MIRSPHSHKSHARSAFTLFEVLVALALSTLLIAAAYAALELYWRLRTASEDEVEQAQVARAVMQRIEADLLATTFQATAAGDTTTQADLSYDDEDAPLVEVIDPADSNDGGNSGLIGDATSVVLSVSLPRSHATYAAVSDGPIGLPTSDLKSVTYLLAGPGMSALAQAVADRFPDSNSGGSTVVGLSRIEGDRLMLAQADAVADVETIASEAQLLAREIKSLQFQYTDGLDWYDSWDSTIYGSLPRAVRITVSFQELDTAAISGGSQPAKLYQLVVVLPPSDPISGGAASDYESEEEDDAE, translated from the coding sequence ATGATCCGTTCTCCCCATTCCCATAAATCGCACGCGCGTTCGGCTTTCACGTTGTTCGAAGTGTTGGTCGCTCTAGCATTGAGCACACTGTTGATCGCGGCGGCCTATGCGGCGCTCGAATTGTATTGGCGGCTCCGCACCGCCAGCGAAGACGAGGTGGAACAGGCGCAAGTCGCGCGGGCCGTAATGCAGCGTATCGAAGCGGATTTGTTGGCAACGACCTTTCAAGCAACCGCAGCCGGGGACACCACCACGCAGGCGGATTTGTCCTACGACGATGAGGACGCTCCTTTGGTTGAGGTCATCGATCCGGCGGACTCCAATGACGGCGGCAATAGTGGGCTGATTGGGGACGCGACGAGTGTCGTGTTAAGCGTGAGTTTGCCGCGATCACATGCCACGTATGCGGCGGTCTCCGACGGACCCATCGGCTTGCCGACCAGCGACCTAAAATCGGTGACCTATTTGTTAGCCGGCCCAGGTATGAGCGCATTGGCGCAAGCGGTGGCGGACCGTTTTCCGGATTCCAATTCAGGCGGATCGACCGTCGTCGGATTGTCGCGTATCGAGGGGGATCGGCTGATGTTGGCGCAAGCCGATGCCGTTGCCGATGTCGAGACGATTGCCTCAGAAGCGCAGTTGCTCGCACGGGAAATCAAATCGCTGCAATTTCAATACACCGATGGCTTGGATTGGTATGACAGTTGGGACAGCACGATTTACGGCTCACTGCCCCGCGCGGTGCGGATCACGGTTAGTTTTCAAGAACTGGATACCGCAGCGATTTCGGGAGGCAGCCAACCGGCAAAGTTGTATCAACTGGTCGTGGTCTTACCGCCGTCTGATCCGATTTCTGGTGGGGCAGCGAGCGATTACGAATCGGAGGAGGAAGACGATGCGGAGTAA